The DNA sequence CGCGTCCGTGGCCGCGGCCGCCGTGTGCAACTGCACCTGGGCGATGCCCAGCTTGCGGTCGAGCGGCCCCGCTGAGACGTCGACGTACTGCATGCGGCCGTAGGGGACGACGACCAGCGAGCGGAACAGGATGCCCTTGCGCACCAGCAGGTCGTCGTCGCGCTCGGCGTACCCGATCGCGCGCACCTGCCGAGGGATCAGCGCGGCCCGCCACGCGAACAGCGCCGCGGGAACGCCCGCCAGGATCAGGAACCACGGCGAGAGCACGACGCCCAGCACCAGGCCGACGAGGACCGGCACGCCCGCGGTCACTCCCGAGGTGATGAACCGGGAGGTGATCAGACGAGTCGAGACGGGATGGAAGTCGACGCCGTCGGGGTCGAACAGCGTGGCCTGGTCGCTCATGCGCCCATCCTGCCCTGTGCCGGAGCGGTGGTCAGCCCGCCAGCGCCTCAGGGCCGCGTTCGCCGTCGCGCTCCACGTCGTCGTCGGGCGGTGGCAGCTCGCAGAACTTCTCGACGACCAACCCCACGACGACGAGCACGACCGAGCACAGCACCGCGACGCCCGCGGCGATCGCGCGATCGCGCTGCGACTCGATCTGGATGTCACCCACGACGTCGAGCGCCGCGGCCAGGTAGCGGCCGACCAGGATCGCGCCCGTGAGCGCGCCGGCCTTGGCCAGCACGAAGGTGCGCGCGGCGCGCACCGGGTCGAGGTCCGGCTTGGAGCCCTTCTGATAGGAGCGGACGGCCCAGCCCAGCCAGAAGATCAACACCGCGAGCGTCAGCACGGCCACGTACTCGACCCAGGCGACCCGTGGCACGCGCACACCCTGCGCGTCCAGCACGCGCAGCAGGAGCATGCCGAGCAGCGTCACGCCGGCGGCGGTCAGGATGAGCAGGCGGATGGGCGTGCGACGCATCTCAGCGCCCTGCGTCGGGGTCGTACGGGATCCACCGCTCGGGGTCGGCGGTCGGCTCGGGCGCCGGGCCGGGATCATCGGCGGACCTCGGCTCACCCGACGCGTCGGGCGGGGGCGGGATCGGCGCGTGGACCGGCAGCCACGGGGCGGGCGGCGTGCGTGGCGCGCCAGAGACCGGCGCGACGACGGGCGGCGCAGGCGGCGCGGGCGGCGCCTGGCCAGGCTCGGGGAACGGCGGCGCGGGCGGCGCCTGCCCGGGCTCGGGGAACGGCGGCGCGACGGGCACGGGCGGCGGCGTGGCCACCGGCCACTGCTCGGGCGCCACCGTCTCCGAAGCCACAGCGACGGGCACGACCGGCTCAGCCACGACCGGGTCAGCCACGACCGGCGCAGGAACGATCGCCTCGGGCGCGATCAACTCGGGCGCGATCAACTCCGGCGCGATCGACTCCGGCGTCACCACCGCGGGCGCGAAGGGCTCGGGCGCGACGGGCTCGGGCGCGACCAGCTCGGGCGCGAAGGGCTCAGGTACGACCGGCTCCGGCGCGACCGGCTCCGGCACGACGGGCTCAGGCACGACCGGCTCCTGCGCCGCGGCCTCGGGCGCGGGCGGCTCGGCCAGCCAGTCGAGCGCGAGCCAGCGGATGCCCGCGCGGTCGGGCGCGGTCTCGGCGAGCTGGGCGACGGGTCCCCCGCCCAGGCCGGGGAGGTCGGCGTCGGGCTGCACCTGCGCCCAGGGAACCAGCACGAACGCGCGCTCGTGCGCGCGCGGGTGCGGCAGCTCCAGGTCGTCGGCGCGCGCGACGAGGTGGCCGTAGCCCACGATGTCGATGTCGAGGGTGCGCGGCCCCCAGCGCTCCTCGCGCACGCGCCCGT is a window from the Xylanimonas ulmi genome containing:
- a CDS encoding DUF3180 domain-containing protein, with product MRRTPIRLLILTAAGVTLLGMLLLRVLDAQGVRVPRVAWVEYVAVLTLAVLIFWLGWAVRSYQKGSKPDLDPVRAARTFVLAKAGALTGAILVGRYLAAALDVVGDIQIESQRDRAIAAGVAVLCSVVLVVVGLVVEKFCELPPPDDDVERDGERGPEALAG
- a CDS encoding PH domain-containing protein; translated protein: MSDQATLFDPDGVDFHPVSTRLITSRFITSGVTAGVPVLVGLVLGVVLSPWFLILAGVPAALFAWRAALIPRQVRAIGYAERDDDLLVRKGILFRSLVVVPYGRMQYVDVSAGPLDRKLGIAQVQLHTAAAATDATIPGLAPHEAERLRDRLSARGEARLAGL
- the folK gene encoding 2-amino-4-hydroxy-6-hydroxymethyldihydropteridine diphosphokinase; this encodes MTIFASAVLGHDGRPLDQIRLTGVTATGHHGVLPHERVEGQEFRADVVLHLDTRPAAVGDELDATVSYADVAQDVHDVLAGSPADLIETVAERVAAAVLARPGVVAVDVRVHKPHAPIAVPFDDVEVAIRRDHAKAPVVEWPTAAVSEPEPPRATLAPLVPAVAAAVAAEPAIPAAPQPAVEAMVAPVDRLELDPADPVEVVLGIGANLGDPQATLRAAVSDLDRIPGIEVTEVSPLARTTPVGGPADQPDYLNAIVIARTTLSPRGLLRATQSVEDAHGRVREERWGPRTLDIDIVGYGHLVARADDLELPHPRAHERAFVLVPWAQVQPDADLPGLGGGPVAQLAETAPDRAGIRWLALDWLAEPPAPEAAAQEPVVPEPVVPEPVAPEPVVPEPFAPELVAPEPVAPEPFAPAVVTPESIAPELIAPELIAPEAIVPAPVVADPVVAEPVVPVAVASETVAPEQWPVATPPPVPVAPPFPEPGQAPPAPPFPEPGQAPPAPPAPPVVAPVSGAPRTPPAPWLPVHAPIPPPPDASGEPRSADDPGPAPEPTADPERWIPYDPDAGR